The window GACTAGAGTCTCTGATTTACCCATGAAGCTCTTCACAGTACACTGACACATGCAGTACAGCTTATGATTGGTTTCTAGTGGCTTGGATGTCTGTAAAAGTCTAAATATCTTTTAATCTTTAGGTTGGATTCCAGCAAGATGGTTGATGGCTACAGTTGACTAGTGGGTAAGAAGTTGTTTCTTTTTCTTCTGACTTTGCGAGTGTGGCCCATGAATAATCTCTAACAAATAGTGTTTATTTTCAAGGTTTCCAGCCAGGGATTTGAAGCCAATATAGATGTCTCCAGCCCATGAAGCTACATAAGGTTGGTGTCCTAACAGTGTTTCAGATGTTTTATCAGTGATGTGCATTGATGATTCAAACAGACTAGAGTTTCTGATGACACATGAAGTTCTTCACACTACTGAGCAcaacttttgattattaaaatgtaacttCTTACAAAGAACATCTAGTTAatgtttgatttaattttttttgtttaggtttACGTGATGCCAGAATTATGTGCCAGTGATGGGTATATTCCTCTGAATGCGGAGATCTGTCACTGTGTAAGTACTGATCCAGTAAACTTGGAGattttcacttccagaatgaaaattctgataatttactcacccccatgtcatccaagattgtCATGTCTGTCTTAagtcgaaaataaattaaggttttgaggaaaaaattccagAGTTTTtcgacttcaatggggatcagtgtgttgaaggtccaaattgcagttgtTTCACAGTCAATgaataagggtctaatctagcaaaaGAGAAAAGtacaaatttatgtactttttaagcacaaacgctcatcttgcccTAGCTCGACTTCACATTACATAGAAAGGTCATGcgtgatgtaggcagaagtactcaacccagtgtttactaaacaaatgtgcaaagaaagtcaaatgcctttTACAAAATTTTATAATGGAAAACAACAttttcgttttgctagataaggcccttattccttggctggcatcgtgtagagccctttgatactccattgaaactgcaatttggaccttcaacctgttgatctccattgaagtccactatatggagaaaaatcttgcaatgttttcctcagttttttttctttgcttttgaaagaaagacatgaacatcttgggtgacataggagtgagtaaattatcagggaattttCATTCTGggagtgaacttctcttttaaaatTAGGTGTTAATGATGAGTGCGATGTTCGGTACCACTGAAACTCGATGAAGTAAATTTTCTCGCGGCGCACTGAAACGCAGAAAGACATCAAATACACTTATTTCCCCCACTTGTAATCTAATACACTCCTTTTCTTTTAAGGACCAAAGTTGATGGTGTGGCTGAAGAGTTGTGGCGACCGGTTTGCAGCACAATGGTGAACTGTCAAGCTTCTCCAAAGTTATGCGTGTCATTCATAACTTAAACACTTGTTTCAGTGTCATTGTATATTATTCCAAGAACAGTTTGAGAAAgtaactgctttttttttttttggacttctCAGTTTTGTGTActttgttttccaaaaaaaagaccattttctTTTGAATAAAAATCACTATTACAGCTCTGTATGAAATTgctctatttttttaaatggaagtAGCAGGTCCACTTTGTTTCGTGCCATAGTTCTATTCTTGTTGGACACTGTCAAATATAAGTGCAAATGCTGTTAAGAGTAACTTTAAAGTACATAGCTTTCATGCCATGTAGCTGATTGACACCTTATACATgatttacatttaataattttgtaTGAAATGGGTTATGAAATTTGATATGCTCTCTAAACTTATTTTAAGAGACTAAGAATCAGTTTGTAAAgggttgtttttttgtgtgtttagttTTCGTGTACAATGTGTTTAACACATGGATTTGGTTAATTCGACATGCGATGGCTTTTTCTGCTGTTTGTTAGCTATCTTGGAGGACTTTTATTATGGAAACGAGCGCCTTCAGTTTCTCGGTGGCCATTATCATACTTGACTTCACTCTACCTGACTCACTTTTTTGCTATATGCTTATACATGCTTTGCTACTAGCCTGCCTGTTGTTGTAGCCAATAAAGGCCCACAATGTGAAAATCAATATAATTTAATAGTTTATACCGAGTGTCTCCTAATCTCCAGAGAGAAGGTCATTGGGTCAGCGATGACATAATGTAACCAGTTTTGTTCTACACGTAGTAGTGCGTAGCGACGCCCGATTTGTGAACGAATCGTTCATTTGAATCGAATCTTTTTAATGAATTTCAACTCCAACTCGTTGAACCGAGTTCAGATTGTTTGCGTTCTGAatattagcatatatatattGGCGTATTTCTGTTTGAAGTAAAAGTTGTAGGGTCCTATTCCGAGTTTGGTATGACATATTAGCATACTCTGcttaccatttaaaagctttccAGCTAAACCTGGCATTGTAAATTCTGATTATTGGTATATTATAATCTGTAATATTCTACATaattggtccaaactgctgtcccacaataataataaaaaaagcatttaacGTAAGTATTCAAATTCTAGATGTTTACTAGGATCCTTTTTTTATCTGTTGAAactcacaataatatttaaaatgtaagcttaatgtatttaaaatcatttattttgtaggcctactttcaattgggaggtggctgtcgaACACCCCCTAACCCCTAAttttaatttatgaaaataattaaataacttttgcattttattccattgttgttttgtaaaatagcatttttttttttttttaaatgtagttcaaaaaaatgttttatattttctttataaattatgaaccttaatgtaaaaaaaaaaaaaaaaaaagaagtgtccggcgttttcatgtcactaccgaaacagtgtttcaaaatgttttaGTCCAAtgactgagactgattttaactatatccctacatttatgatcaggaaatattgtGCCCCTCTCTCTCATATAGCTACATGGTcgtcattttgaggtaaatgtgttcaaaagtatgaaaaatctgtgtgtaactttaaagaaacattttaataCGCTTATGCAATTtttgtgttttagtatgcaagtttaATTTCTGtgtgtggtcgctaccaaaacattgtCACTACTGAAGCATGGGACATTTTGTCAAAAGTAAAGtctactgaattatcaactaagctGTTATGATAGATTTTGGTTCAACatttattcaaactaatgaatactTAACTTTAATAATCAATATGATaagctttttgccttttacaaacaaaaattggatccaaaatacaacaaatcttataaattacattttgaatattgttaaaaatgtatttgttattgGTTTAACTCTGGGGGGAAAAAATAGCAAGGGAGATGTAGGCAAAACTGTaaaaggtcaatataaccctttttattaaattgtgtatcctactgacaaatttggggagaggaaaaACATTCCAAAATTGTCTCAATACAAATGAGAatgaactgcacaattactagacaTGCAACATTTGTGGAAAAACActacgtttccaactctgaccaATTCTGTACAATGGCccaataaaaagtaataatatgcTATTCCAGCCAATTTATTTTATACATGAATGATTCGTTAACAAAATACTCATAAAGAACATGAATATGTGTCATTAAAGGGacattttcaatcaaataaagttCCACACCGGGATGTCACGCAGCACGTGATGACACGAATTATTACGTAAAAGATTCACTGAATTGATTTGTTGAAGCAGTTCAAATGAACCGTTTGAAAGAACCGATTCGTCGAATTGAGCCGGACTTGCCATTGCTAGGCAAGTAAACCAGCTCGAACACAGCAGAGACAACACAGCGTGTCAATGTCGTTTCATCGGGTTATCTCAATTTGAACGCCGCGAATCTCTTGGACTTAAACTGGACTGTATTTTTGCACTTTGTCGAGCTGTTCATTTGTTGAAACATTTACGTCCGAGCATGTTTGTGCCGGGCGCTGGTGAACAGGAATGTGAAGCTGGCTTCGATAAGTAACCTCAAATGTTTTTGCAACTGAAGCAGAAAGACTGTGATGTCTGAAGATGTAACCGCTTGTCCTTACTGCTGTCATATAAAACAAAAGATTTGAGGTAGCAGGTATGTTTGTTTATCCGGTCGCTAACGTTTCGCCGTTCGACATCGACACAGTTTAGCCTTTAAAGTTGAGTCGATCGGCTTGTTCAGACATGCTAACCAACGCCGTTTCGCCTGAGGAAAATGCTTTTAGAACTCAAAAATGAAGGAAACCCTATTGCCGCAGTAATattttttgttgtcatttttaatCTTAATTAAAAATCATATCTTCTGTCAATGAGTGTTTTAAACGGGTGTGGCCCTAGGCTGTTTTCTGGTTGATTTGCTCTAATACAAACACGCCTTAATACAGGTCTGTTGAGGTGTCATTGTTTAGATGCCTAATTCGTCTTAAAGGCACACTAAAcataatttttgactttttaaacACCTACACCTTTAGATTTAAAGGTAGATGTACCTATTATCACTTTATACCATAGTTATTAATGTGTAATTATCAATTACATTGGGTTTTCCCCCTCACACTAACACTTTATTAATGCTATAGCTTTTTAATTTCCTCCTTCCTGTTCATAAACTAATAGCGCTGACATGACCGCAGTCGTAGGGCGAGTTTGGGGGTGGGTCAGTCCTGTGAATCTGTACTCGTCCTGGGGCAGTAAGACCAAATCTGAGAAACCTCCAACGACGGACATTCAGACTAAAAGCAGATGGGGGTTATGGGGACTCACTAGCTGGGTTTGGAGGGGCGAAAACACCAAAAAGGACCAAAAGATAATCCCGGAGGAATTCTGGGAGGCTGAGGATACTATCAAGCCTTTGGAAGTTGAAGATGTGAGGGCTGAAGTTGAGATTGACAAAGTGCCAGCCCAAAGCTCACGCTGGTATATCCGAATGCTCCCATCCAGATACTTTTTCTGGCCCAGCTGGTCAACGTCAACTGCGCTTCGCCAGCGGAAATGTGCCGGATGGAATGAAGGTACATGGGATAGCGATGAAATCGATGGCCAGTCGGATTACGGGACGCCCCCGCCATCCCCCACCCCGCTGTCCCAGCAGCAATCAGCATTCCAGTTCTTCTCTCGCTCGTGGACAGGACAAATTGTGCCTGAACACTTtgatatttgttttaattttcttCGCCACCTCTTTGACTTGTTCGTGGTGGGCTTCCTGACCACTGTATCCCCTCCGACCAAGTTCATTTTGGACGTGCTGGGGGTACAGGGTGCGCTGAAGCTGTGGCTCCACGGGATGGCCATGTTTCTGGTGTCGTCTGTTGGGATGGCCGGACTGCTGTGGGTGGTTCAGGAGTACCTGCTGACTTTTGCATTGATCTATGGTATCGTGCAAGCGATGGTCATCTCTGTCAGCGTACGCCAGAGCGAAGCTTTGGCAGAGGGGGATGATGGGAAAGGCGACGGAGAGGTCAAAGAGGGTGAGGAGGAACAGGACGACACATGGGAGCAGAATGAGCCACCGCTGACAGCTGACTAAAGCAAGAAAGGAGTTAAACAAATAAGCTGAAGTTGTGGGAAAAGTGTATTTTGGGTAAGTATCTGTTTCTGCCCACAGAACCTGTTTTCTTGTTTTGTTGGTGTCATGAAGAAGAGATCTTCCAATTACCTATTTAAGTAAGAAACACTGTATAAGTATATCCAACCAATTGAAATTGGAATTAGAATTGAATTTCTAAAGGGATAAttcaactaaaaatgaaaattctgccattaattacttaccctcatttcgttccaaaactgtaagaccttcgttcatcttcaaaacacaaattaagatatttttgatgagctttctgaccctgcataaacagcaacacaactgacatgttcaaggcccagaaacgtagtaaggacataaaaatgaacattaaaacagtcagtggttcaaccataatgttatgaagctacgagaataccttttttgtgcaaagacaaaaacaaaacaactttagtcaacagtttcttctttttgaataattttttttttactttttatgattaattattagctttttattaACTCATGAACCTCTTGCAGTTCCCTTGCAAACGCCAATTTAGGAAACTCTGCTCTAAATTCAAACCCATATTTCTACAGGACATTCAGTTATGGATTACCATTTGGAAGGCTATTCTTGTGCCTCATGTTTTTTTTCAAGTATCCTAACCTTTGCTGTGGAGCCTGCGGTTCAAATATTTCACTCAGAGAAAAACAAGCGTGACATTTCCAGAGAGCTGTGAAACCTGCTTGTGGCTTTAAGCCTTACATCATTCCCCTGCTATGACCTCTGTTTCTCTGGGATGCATTTTCAAACATTGTCCTCCTCCCCCAGAGTGACTATTTATGGGGGTGTCATTGatgcactatattgccaaaagtattgggacacccccttctaatgaacaggtttgactaatttagtaattttcgtgagtacaaatcttaatgtttaagcatataacgatattctaggggattgtgtgcttctaattttacagcaacagttttgacaggaccctcttcatttctaacatgacaatgcctttgtgtataaggtaAGGTTCAAAGGAAGTTCaaggaagaacttgactggtctgcagaaagcaaagtcctaatttcagctgaacacctctggagtgactttaaatgcagaccttgagccaaaactcatcaccaaacaccaatgtcttgtacatacactatatggacaaaagtattgggacaccccttctttagaacagaaaagggcacttccaaaac of the Garra rufa chromosome 17, GarRuf1.0, whole genome shotgun sequence genome contains:
- the c17h6orf47 gene encoding uncharacterized protein C6orf47 homolog, translating into MTAVVGRVWGWVSPVNLYSSWGSKTKSEKPPTTDIQTKSRWGLWGLTSWVWRGENTKKDQKIIPEEFWEAEDTIKPLEVEDVRAEVEIDKVPAQSSRWYIRMLPSRYFFWPSWSTSTALRQRKCAGWNEGTWDSDEIDGQSDYGTPPPSPTPLSQQQSAFQFFSRSWTGQIVPEHFDICFNFLRHLFDLFVVGFLTTVSPPTKFILDVLGVQGALKLWLHGMAMFLVSSVGMAGLLWVVQEYLLTFALIYGIVQAMVISVSVRQSEALAEGDDGKGDGEVKEGEEEQDDTWEQNEPPLTAD